The stretch of DNA ccagtctatcgggctctcagaaatcatgataagcagcacaataacaatgatatgatgcatcaataatgaataatagagactgagataaaatgtgaaAATAAAATTGTGACTGATTGCAAAACAGAAATTTTGCAAATAATtccacaagtacacgacctctgtaggtcccaacagtgtaaacatatgattttaacatgatttatagttcaatttaTCTAATACGTGAAAAAATATTCGGATATAAACAGATTATTCAACcacacagttccatgaaattgaccaagtcacaattcctacggtgtacgcccatacgcccgtcacctagcatgtgtgtcacctcaaaaccaatcacataacatataatccggggtttcatacctttaggactaaatttagaactgttacttacctaaagcagtgtgtaatttcttactccgctatgcctttgcctagtaaattggcctccaaactcctcgaatctagccacaaataatctgatttagtcaataaaaattattggaattaattccataagaaaatactaatttttcaaccaaattcgaaatttaactcaaaaatcgcttgtggggcccacatctcggaatctgacaaaagttataaaatatgaacgctcattcaaacacgagtccaaccataccaaatttactaaaatccaacctcaactcgacccccaaatctcaaattcttattttgaaatccctaggcccaaatcctctaattttacctcaaaaatatgtaatctagtagaaatactcaatgataattcaatattattgactaataatgatcacaagtgacttatctcatattttcctgtgaattctctctgaaaaatcgcctcaacccgtgtttggaatgtcaaaaatgagaaaatctcggATCCTTCTATTTTTGTTCAAATGAGGACTCATAGATGAACATGATTTGATTTCTTCATGGGGAAATGAAGAAGATAATGAGGAATGCTGTTCTTGGAGTGGTGTGAAATGCAGTAACACAACTGGCCATATACTCGTCCTTAATCTTCGTGGGAGTATCCAACTCACTCCTGATGGTGGAGGTAACTATTTCATGCTGAGAGGTATTATTAGATCGTCATTGGTGAAGTTGCAGTATTTGAAGTACTTGGACCTTAGTTCCAATGATTTTGGAGGCGAAATACAAAAATATATCGGTTACCTCAAAAGACTAGAGTACCTAAATCTCTAATCTAAAGCTAGTTCCAATGGTTTTACTGGTCTAATTCCTCCCCAGCTCCAAAACCTTACTGACTTAAAGGCTCTTGATCTTGGTGGCAATTATTTTAAAGTCAAGAACCTTGAGTGGTTTTCTCATCTAGTGTATTTGGAGTACTTAGATCTAAGTTTATCCAATGTGCAAGCCAAAAACTGGTTGCAAGAGGTAATCAAGCTCTCTAATTTGAGGGAATTACATTTATCTTCCTGTCAACTCCCTAAAGTCAATCCTTCATCACTTGTCTTAGCTAATATTTCCTCTGCCAGTCTTTCCGTCCTTGACATCTCTTTAAACGGATATTCATCTCCTGCAATATATAGTTGGTTGTTTAACAGCTCTAGTCTTACTAGCCTAGATCTCTCATACAACGACTTAGGTCAAATTGCTAGTGGCTTTGGGTACATGAAATATTTGGAACATCTTAAATTATCTAGCACTAGTATTCAAGGCGGGATACCAAAATATTTTGGGAATTTGAGTCGTTTACGCTCTCTTGATGCAAGAGACAATAACTTAAGCCAACCATTTTGAGAGTAGCTTAGTATCTTATCAGGGAGTATGAGATCACTTGAATTTTTGTCCTTTCAGCAAAATACACTTACTGATTCATTGATTAATCTTACTAGTGAAAGTGTAAGAGGGGGTGAATTGTGATTGTTTTTCAAGTAGTCGACTAATTTGAGTTCTAATCGACTTGCTTTTCAGGAATCAAATGAAAAAGATAAATTGCAGAAAGTAAATGACACAGtatatttttatactggttcggattcagAGTGAATCCTACGTcgagtccccttgggttgcaagggtgatctttttcaagTATGAAGTGGCTTAGTATAGATGAGTTGATGTTGTTATACATCAACAACTTTTTTACCTCGTTCTTCTCTCTAtaattgatacaatgcctcaccagtgttctttctttctctcttctcttctttgttacacAAGAAATCTAAAGCAGACTATGGTgttttgtttgaagtagaacaaagagattgaagttggTTTGATCAAAATATATCGTTCCAAGGCCAGTGCAGTAGGTATTTATACTTCTCGATGCCTTCAAGTCTTGTACATCTTTTTGAGAGATTGCGAACCCAAGGGAGTTTGTATTCAGACAGATTCGTAGATTGATTCTAACTTGTCTTGACTCGCGGGCTTGAGTGATTTCTTCCTTAATTGAGAGAATATTCTCGTTGCCAGATCCCTTGATTGATGCCTTCGATTGACGTCATTATATGGGAGAATCTTTTGCGGATGATTTCGTGCCAGTAATCTCCTTTGGTTTAGATCCTTCCTATAATATCTCTTTTAATTGATTTTGCCATCTTCCTTGATTGATTTGTCCGCTTCTCTTTCCTTTTTcgtttgattcatatgtgcctctATATTATTGCTCAGATCTTTTCTTGCACATAGGGAGTAATTGGCTATTTTGCATCATTGAAATTTACTGAGATCTAATAATCTCTCCCTTTTTTATGAtgacaaaataacataaaaaatactTCCCTATTGATCAGCCTCCTTGAGTGTGTTGTGGTCAACCCCTCCTTTAATTTGCATTTCTTGGTAGAAATGTCTAGTCGACTCCCCCTCAGTTGGACATTATGTTGTGCCTCATTTGTAGTCAGCTCCCTCTCATTTGTAGGCGACTCCCCCTCAGTTGTATATCGTATGATGTACCTATAATTTGAAAACAGAGCACAAAACACAGAAGCAAGGAATACATAGAAACGCAGGCCTTAAGCTTGCTTACTATTTCTCCCCCTTTGTAATcaacaaaaacaaaagaaaagcaAGGAAATTAAAAGTATTTGTCCCCTAAGAGTACAACCCATGACTGAATCATCAATCGCAAAAACAGAGCAAAAAATAAATTGTCTTAAACAACCAAATATTAGTGACGAAGAAAGTAGGTAAGGGTTTTGCAAACTGCCTCCTTGAGACAATCAAAGCTAGCATTCACTGTGACAGAGACCCCATCAATTCTGTTGTGCTTCTCTTTGAAGGCCCTTACTGCTTTTTCTGCAGTCTTGAGAATCTGCACTCGAATCTTGGACACATCGGACCCTGTTTCCTTTGCCATTCCATGGATATCTTCAATCTGGATTTGCATAGAGGTTAAGGAGTTCTTGATGACAGACAGTGTTTCATTGATGGAAACAAGCTTTTCTAAGAAGTCAGAATCATTTGTACTAGGGTGAGACACAGGAGCCTTTGACTTGGAATCGGAGGGGACATTTTTGGTTTCACCTTCTTGTTTCTTGACCCAGGCACCCTTTACAGAAATATAACCCATGCTAGCAAATCCCCTGGAATTGTAAGACTTGGTGACACTGATGTAGGGATGGTCAACAAGGGATATGTTGTTGGCTTCTAGCAGATGGATGATAACCATACCATAAGGAAGACTTGTGGGATCATCGGCACTTTCTATCATGAAATTAATGACCCAAGAGGACAACTTGACCTTGTGCTTAGTCAAAAGGCAGTAAACTAAGAAAGTATCACGCTGGGAGAATGTAGAGAAGGATCCAGTTCTTGGAAGAAGAGTGGTTGCTACAATATGTGCTAAGACACGAGCTTCAAAATAGACATCACTAGGTCCTAGTTGACAAGGAAGAGAGTCAGAGGGTGATTCAGCTATACATCTTTTAGCTTGATCAAAAGAGATTTCAAAGTCCTCACGCCAGGTATTCTTAAAGAGCATATAAAATCCAAAACAACTACATTAAAAAATAGTATCAAACAGAGTGCAATCCAGAATAATACGTTTTCCAAGAATCAAAGTTTTTAATTTATCAGGTTTACTAGAGCGAAGATTAGCATAGAACATTCTAACAAGGGATTCATATGCCTTTGGAGGAGGCAAGAAGAGAAAAATTTTCCAACCCTGGAAGTTGAAAAGTTCCTTCACTTTGCAGTTGAGGCTGTCCATGACATTTAAATCGACAACTCTTCCATGAACGATAGTCTTGTATTTGAAAGCAATGAAGGCATCCCTATTTTGAGAGTCCTAAAAATTTAGGTCAGAATCAAGAGAACTGGAGAGATCAGTTTTGGGCTTTTGGGGAGTGAAGGTTTTAGGGAGGTCTGTCATGGGTCATTTTCCTAGGGCCTTCTCGTTGAGGTTGCGAGCATCATCTGAGAGATATTGAGAGGAGGCAAAGTCCTCGGAGTAGTCTGATCCTAGATTGACTGGTTCAGGAGGTTGAGAAGAGGGTTTTTCCCTAGAGCGAGTGCTTTTGCGAGTAGAAGCAGATGAATTTTTGGAGTGCTTTGCCATGGTAGGGTTTGGAACAGGGGAGTGGAGATACAAACAATGTGATAGGGACAGATGAGGCTTTGAACTAAAAAACAAAAGGTGATAAACGGCGGTTGAGTACAAACGAAAAGGCATCAGAGATTTGACGCAATGATTGACCGGTCTCTGAAAGGTTGTGAAAAGGTGTGAAGCAAAGAAAGTAACAGACACATAATTAATGCATCTTACACACTTAAGAAAATATTTAACTAAgatacaaaaataattaaaaatactacAAAGGCCCTAAAATCATGAGTTTATGGAAATAATGCCAAGAGAGTCTCGTAATGCACAAAATCTATCTTCTAGCAAGGGTTTTGTGAATATATCTGCTAATTGATCAGTGGAACTAACAAACAATATTTCTATGTTGCCTTTaaaaacatgatctctaataaaATGGTGCTTAATATCTATATGCTTAGCTCTAGAATGATGCACAAGATTCTTTGATAGACAAATAGCACTAGAATTATCACAGAATACTTGAACAGGCTTGAAAAATAATTCACAGTCACCCAATTGATGAGACATCCATAGCAATTGAGCACATCATTGTCCAATTGCgatgtactctgcttcagttgtgGAAAGAGCCATTGATCCCTGATTCTTGCTTATCACTGTTTCTTACTGTTCCAGGAGATTAGTGTTTTTCCCAGTAATTGACAAGTCCCACTTGTACTTTTTCTGTCCTCCTTGTCACTTGCGAGACCAACATCTGAAAAACCCTCAATATTAAAATTGTTAGAGCGGGGATACAAAAGTCTGTAAGAGGTAGTTCCAATGAGATAGCGAATAATTCGCTTTACTACTGTTAAGTGAGACTCTTTAGGAGCTGACTAAAACCTGACACATTTACAAGCACTGAACATGATATCTGCTCGACTAGCCATTAGATATAGTAGAGATCCAATCATTCTACGATACTTGGTTTCGTCTATTGattaaattatgaatttttaaaaCCGTATGGTTGTTTTACATATAAATCCTAATCAATAAAACCATTTAGAAAAgaacttttgacatccatttgaaaAAATTTATAACCTTTGTAAGATGCATAGGCAAGCAATATACGAATTAATTCTAACCGTGCTACCGGTGAAAATATTtcatcatagtcgactccttcctATTGTGAGTAGCCTTGAGCTACTAGTCTAGCTTTGTTTCTTACTACTTTTCCTTCTTCATTTAGCTTGTTTCGAAATACCCACTTTGTTCCGACTACAGTAGCGTTTGCATGCTTAGGAACTAATTTCCAAACTTGGTTTTTGTCGAATTGATCAAGTTCGTCCTGCATGGTTTGTATCCAACTGGAGTCATTTAGGGCTTCATCAACTTTCTATGGTTCTATTTGAGAGATGAGTGTAATATTTGCTTTCTTTTTTAGAGACCCTCTGGTTTTTATCCCTTCACTTGGATCCCCTATGATGAATTTTTGAGGATATTCAGGTTCACTTCTCTATTCATTCAGTCGGGTTCCAACTGTTGAAGTAGTCGACTCTTTATGCGGTTCAACAGGATTGATCACAGGTTCATTAGTCGACTCCATGACTGTAGCTGGGATATAAGTCGACTTCTGTGGTTTATTTGTCTGTGATACTTCTTGGCTTGTGTCTTCATCACCTGCAATAATTCCTTTCTCGGCTATAGAGTTATTTTCATCAAATATAACATGCACTGATTCTTCAACAGATAATGTATGTTTGTTGTAAACTCTAAAAGAACTATTGTTAATAGAGTAACCAAGGAAAATACCTCCATCACTCGTTGGATCAAATTTTCCAAGGTAATCCTTACTATTGTTGTGAATTAAATACTTACTTCCGAATGGGTGAAAGTAGCCAATATTTCACTTCTTACCTTTCCGTAattcatatggagtcttcttgATAATAGGTCTTATGAGGCACCTGTTAAGAATATGGCATGATGTACTGACTGCTTCTGCCCAAAAGTGATTTGGCAGTGAATGTTCTAATATTATTGTTCTTGCCATATCTTGTAGAGTTCTATTCTTGTGCTCAACTACTCCATTCTGTTGGGGTGATCTTGGGGCTGAGAAGTTATGGATATACCCTTGATCATTACAAAATTATTCAAAGGATCTGCTTTCAAACTCTCCTCCATGGTCGCTTTGGATGTTTGTGATCAGATACCCTTTTTCTTTTTCAACTCTTTTGCAAAAAATCTCAAAATATTTCAGAGCTTCATCTTTATGAGATAAGAAAATTACCCATGTAAAAcgtgagtaatcatcaacaataacaaaagcatATCGTTTACCTCTAATGCTGGCAGTTCTAGTGGGTCCAAACAAGTCCATATGAAGTAATTGCAATGGCTTGATAGTGGACACAATATCCTTTGTTTTGAAAGAGTTTCTAGTTTGTTTACCAATCTGACATGCATCACACATATGATTTCTAGAAAAATTGAGTTTGGGAAGACCAATAACTAAATCATGTTTGGACAGATTTTCAATAAGATGAATGCTTGCATGGCCAAGTTTTTTAGGCCAAAGCCTTGGATCATAAGAAATGGATGCTAGACAAATGTGACTGTCTAGATTTTCAATGCCATCAAGAATATAAACATTTTTATACCTTTTTCCTTGCAGAATAGTTTTACCTGTTTCATCCTCAATGGCAAATCCTGTTTTCTTGAATTTTACTTCATATCCCGAATCACAGAGATGACTTCTGCTCAAGAGATTGTGGTTGAGTCCATCTACAAGATATACCTCTGTAATATCACAATTATTTTCGAATGGAACTGTACCGGTACCAACTATCTTTCCTTTTGAatcatcaccaaatttgacaTTTTCACCATTTATTTTTGTAACttctttgaacatatttttgtcaCCCGTCATGTGACTGGAACACGTACTGTCTAAATACCATTTTTCTTTACAGCTCTTTCTGTGGTGTTCCTGCAAAATATAATTGTCACcttcttttaggtacccaagcttggGTCCTTGTTGGTTAGTTCTACTAAGATCAGGATTGTTTTGGGGTTTCCAAATCCATATTGAAACATTAGATTTACAAAATAGACAAAAAGAATATTTATGTCCAATTTTGTTACAGTAATGACACATGGGGGTTGATCCAGTTTTTGATCTACCACTTGTGTTAGTACCTGTGGACTCAGTTCTAACAAGTCCTTTTCCAGTTGACTTGTAAGTCGCCTGGTTAGACTTGACAGAACTGTGACTGGTGGACTTGCGCATGCCATTAAGTTGCATTTGCAATTCCTGAACTTCATCTTGAAGTACATCTCTTTCGATTTCACAGACTTCAAGCTTAAGTTCCTAGTCTTTCTTTTCACTATTGAGTTTTCTTAGTTCATTCAACATTTTTTGAGACTCTTTTAGGGTAAGGTCAAGAATATCCTGTAATTCATTACATCTATCACAGTTATAAGATCTCACCTCGCTTGTTTTACCTCATGCCATGAAACAGTTTTCAATATTATCCTTGCATTCATCGTCTGATGTATCTTCATCAGTCAAGCAGCCATAGTATTTGTTCATGTCATTTTCCAGGATGGTCATGAAACATAGATTTTCTATTTCTTCGTGTTCTAAACTATCTTTATCACTCCAACTTCCGAAGGATTTATTTTTGTTGAGCCCTCTGGAGACTTTtcttttaagatctgggcattcAGCTTGAATATGCCCATaccttccacactcataacaattcCCATCATGCTTGTCTTGTTCATTGTATTGCATGGTTCGCCTAGATGATATCCTTCCCCTTCTTGTATTTCTAATCCTTACCCTTCTTGTATTTCTATACCTTCTCATTAACCCATCCATGTTTCTTGATACCATAGCAATTTCTTCTTCAAGAGCTTTTGGATCGTCATCAATATCATTTTCTGGTCTTTCAGTTATAGCTTTAAAGGCAtctgttttcttcttttcttcttggtTTGTTTTCTTGAGGTGAGTTTTCTCGAATGCTATAAGATCTCCTCAAAGCTCATCATATGAAAGTTTGTTTAGATTTTATGATTCGATTGCAACTACTCTTGTCTATCAAGTGGTAGGTAGACTCCTTAGAATATTTCGAACTTGATCACCACTTGAGTATGGTTTACCAAAAGATTTTAGATCGCTAATGATTTTGTTGAATCTTGCAAACATTTCCTCAATGGATTCTCCTTCTTTCATCTCGAAGAGTTCATAGTCATAAACCAACATGTTAATGTGAGTTTCTTTCACTTTGCTGGTTCCTTCATAAGTAAATTCCAGTTTATCCCACATTTCTTTAGTTGTATCACAACTTGAGATTTTCTCATATTCCTCTCCACTTATAGCATTATAGAATAACCCAAACACCTGCCATTTGCTCGTCTCTGTACTCATCTATATCTTCTGGATCAGCAGGTGGTTGAGTTGGTATTGGTAGTAGATAATTTCCCTTTTTGATAATGCGTCATACTTTGATATCATAGGATTTTGCATATATTTCCATACGCACTTTCCAGTGAGAAAAGTGTTGTCCATTGAAATACGGTGGCCTAACTTGGGATGTTGCTTCTTGAAAGAGTGCTCCAACAATTACTTGATTTACAATGATCTTTTCTCATAAGTTGTTAAGTAAAAAGTGTGAGACTAGCTCTAATACTAATTGAAAGTGCAAGAGGAGAGTGAATtgtgatttttcttttcttttttttcaagtAGTCGACTAATTTAAGTTCTAGTCGACTGGACTTTTCAGGAATCAAATGAAAAAGATAAATTGCAGAAAGTAAATGACACAGTatgtttttatactggttcggattcagagtgaatcctacgtccagtccccttgggttgaaAGGGTGATCTCTTTCAAGTATGAAGTGGCTTAGTACAGATGAGTTGATGTTGTTATACACCAATAACTTTTTTCACTTGTTCTTCTCGCTAtaattgatacaatgcctcaccagtgttcttttctctctcttttctcttctttgttaTATAAGAAATCTAAAGCAGATTACAATattttgtttgaagtagaacaaagagaATGAAGTTGGTATGATCAAAGTGTATCGTTCCAAGGCCATTGCAATAGGTATTTATACTTCTCGATGCCTTCAAGTCTTGTACATCTTTTTGAGAGATTGCGAATCCAAGGAGTTTGTATTCAGACGGATTCATAGATTGATTCTGACTTGTCTTGACTCGCGGGCTTGAGTGATTTCTTCCTTAATTGAGAGAATATTTTCGTTTCCAGATCCCTTAATTGATGCCTTCGATTGACGTTATTATGTGGGAGAATATTTTGCGGATGATTTCATACCAGTAATCTCCTTTGATTTAGATCCTTCCTCTAACATCTCTTTTAATtgatttttccatttttcttgATTGATTTGTCCGCTTCTCTTTCCTTTTTcgtttgattcatatgtgcctccATATTATTTCTCAGATCTTTTCCTGCACATAGGGAGTAACTGGTTAATTTGCATCATTGAAATTTACTGAGATCTAACAATCTCTCCCTTTTTTATGAtgacaaaataacataaaaaaataCTTCCTTATTGATCAGCCACCTTGAGTGTGTTGTGGTCAACCCCTCCTTTAATTTGCGTTTCTTGGTAGAAATGTCTAGTCGACTCCCCCTCAGTTTGACATTCTGTTGTGCCTCATTTGTAGTCAGCTCCCTCTCATTTGTAGGCGACTCCCCCTCAGTTGTATACCGTATGATGTACCTACAATTTGAAAACAGAGCACAAAACACTAAACACAGAAGTAGGGAATACATAGAAAcccagtgtcacgaccccaaattctctccgtaggatgtcgtgattgcacctagtttctaagattaggtaagcctattaattcggaataataataaatatatgaaataaataaactacaattcaaataatttcaactcccaaaacccggaagaaataagtcacaagcttctaagaatttattctcaatgtcactatatatcaaggtctaaagataAATAAggaaagcaacataaaaatgatagaaggggactccggagtctgcggacgctgacagatatacctcgaagtctctgtgcgcaggtaactcactgacgtctaggctggtaagatgtacctggatctgcacaaaaagatgtgcagaagcgtagtatgagggctgaaggagcccctccggagtttatacacaccccaagtgagcgcaggtatctactgagtgcgagtgccgagtgccgagtactgagtgaatgagaggaatgagtgactgtgaggaaagagtgactgtgaggttggagtgaatgtgAGGACTGGGTGACTGTTACTcggagaggatgcattgattccattattgctgcatttcagttgtcattatcactattttggaaaaaaactttgaaagacattatttctgtttcagtcaaatttgatatgaaattactgtggagttttaaatgttgaacttgaaaacatgcctacctttttatgttggaaatcactgtatttggacttagctgtgaagctcgtcactactttcagttctttatttattattgttatttactgagttggttgtaatcatactacaccctgcacttcgtgtgcagatccaggtgattccGGACACCgtgagtgttgattctttcgcacagttgatttttcggagattccgaGGTAGCTATCGTGATTCGCAGAccctgtctctccttccctatctccttatttattgtgtttggtctcagactattatagaccgtgttttcctgacttgtaatgtataaatgctcatgtactcagtgataccagattttgggagtgtatttgtatctgtaattgtgaggtctttcattaaattcaaattattatgttttcaaatccTAAAAGAAaaatgtgggttattgatgttgtcggtttgcctagtactgagataggcgtcatcaccacaggtgtgattttgggtcgtgacaattcctTTTGATGTTGTTCCAAAAGCAAAGCTTTGATACAGGATCAGTATTGATAAACAAATCAAAAGCAAATGAATTGGTTTGCAGTAAAAGGTTTTCATCATTTCTTGCTTGAGCACAAGatcaaagagagagagagagagagagagtcgtAAGTAGCCATTAATGACTAAAAGCTACCTCTAACTTCATTCCTTCATGGAAGCAATTAGCTACTTGTAATAAATGAAGAATAttataagtaacaaacataatgGAGGAACAACGACTTCTGATAAAAATACGTAACAAAAGCAAACACAAATTTCATTGCACAGAAATCTAACATAGAGCAATAATTTTAAAAGCAAAACAACTGTCAAGGAAAAATACAGTTTAATTTAACTCTTGACAATGAGTAGAATACAAATTCAGTCATCAGGCCCTTAGTTTAGCCTTCAACCTTGCAAAGCAGAGTGCTGATGAAAGATGGAACCAATTATTGAGTCCATATAACCCCTTGAAATAGGCATTCCTCCATGAATCGATCAAGAAAATAGAGCCTAACACTCCCCAAAACGCAACAATAAAACCCAACGCCATCGATATATAGAACTCTTTAGATGGAAACTCATCGTCATTTTCTTTAGAAGTTCTAACATTGCTGTCATAACCAACATGAGGATTAGGAGGAGCAAATGTAGGACACTGTGGAAGAGGACGGCCACATAGCTGAATATTCCCACCGTAAGTTGAGGAATCAAAACCTTGCAATTGCGTGCTTGATGGTATTCTCCCTGAGAAGTTGTTATTTGACAAATTCAACACACTAAGAAATGTCAAATTAGCAAGGCCTATAGGGATTTTCCCTGAAAGCTGGTTTCTTGACAAGTCAAGTACCTCCAACATCTTCATTGTTCCAATTCCTTCAATGATTTTTCCAGTCAAATGGTTTCTTGATAGGTTCAATGATAGCAATGCATTCATTCTGCTGAAATCTTTGGGGATGTCACCAACTAGTTCGTTGCTAGAAAGATCGATGGTTTTTAGTAGCCACAAGGTATTCTTGTACTCTGACTCTTTGTTTTTCCATTGAACAAATGCATTCCCATGGTAGGCTATAAGTCCACGAGCGATAGTTGGATCGAAGTCATAGCTTACACTTGAACCATCATACAAAAGTTGTAGTGCAGTGAAATTGCTGAAACATTGTGGAATTCTTCCAGACAAATGGTTGCCAGAGAGGTCCAGTATTTGAAGAGATTGAAGCTGACATATACTTGGAGGAACGCTACCCGAGAATTTGTTGAACCGAAGGCTCAGAATGCCCAAATAAGGTAACTTAGTCCCTATCCATTCTGGGATATTTCCACTCAATGTATTTCTTCCCAAATCCAAGACTTTCAGAGCTAGGCAATTTTTCAAAGAGGCAGGGAACTGTCCAGTTAAATTGTTGTTTCGCACGTATAGAGAGTTCAAGGATGCGGATGAGCACAGAGAATCTGGGATGCTACCAGACATATTGTTATTGGCTACATTAAGGACCAAAAGCTCGGGCATGGTAATCCAACAATCAGGAATCTCTCCGGACAAGAGATTTTCTGACAAGTCAAGGGTTGTGGCTGAAAGAATTTTACATATGGAGTTAAGTGATCCAGAAAACTGATTGTTGTTAACACGCAATTCACTAACGAATCGAGGAAATCTTGGTAAGGGCCCTGAGAAATTGTTATAACTGAAATCTATGACAATGGGACCATAACTAAAATCAACATTATTTGCTGATAAATCATATATCGTTCCACTGATTTGGTTATAAGAGAGATTCAAGTGTGTCAACATGGAAGGAAAATCTGAGAACCAACTTGGCATTGTGTCTGAGATACTAGCAAGAGAGATATCCAGATATGTGTAGTTATTTTGAGCTTGAAGCCATTTTGGAAAATGCAGCCCAAGATTACAAGATGAAAGGCTGATAACTTGTAGTTGAAAACATGGAATCCAATCAAGGCTAACATTCCAAGTCAAGTAGTTGGAAGACAAGTCTAACTTTTTCAAGTTGCAAAGATTGAAAAGATGGGATTCAGAGATTATG from Nicotiana tomentosiformis chromosome 11, ASM39032v3, whole genome shotgun sequence encodes:
- the LOC104115473 gene encoding receptor-like protein EIX1; protein product: MDTKEYYKSIHLLLICISILILHQSFALGSVSSANHAKVLCINKEREALLEFKRGLIDEYDLLSSWRNEEDNEECCSWRGVKCSNTTGHILVLNLRGNTFTYLTGNISSSLVKLQYLKYLDLSSNNFEGQIPKFIGYFKRLEYLNLSSETSSNRFAGPIPPQLRNLTYLRALDLGGNFLIVKSLEWLSHLVYLEYLDLSESNVQQKNWLHEITKLPNLRELQLSSCELPIIIPSSLVLANISSARLSSLDFSFNVYQTTIYSWLFNFSSLTSLDLTGNDLGQIATGFGYLESLEHLNLYGNHIQGGIPKSFGNLSHLCSLDVGNNNLSQPFSELLIILSGSMKSLEYLFFEDNALTGSLINLTRFSSLRELKLQDNFLNGIFHESFRQISSLEYLDLSGNQMTGPLPDLALFPSLRELYLRSNHFHGMIPHGLGQLSKLKILDVSFNRLQGLPESLGQLYNLEIFQAPSNLLEGIISESHLFNLCNLKKLDLSSNYLTWNVSLDWIPCFQLQVISLSSCNLGLHFPKWLQAQNNYTYLDISLASISDTMPSWFSDFPSMLTHLNLSYNQISGTIYDLSANNVDFSYGPIVIDFSYNNFSGPLPRFPRFVSELRVNNNQFSGSLNSICKILSATTLDLSENLLSGEIPDCWITMPELLVLNVANNNMSGSIPDSLCSSASLNSLYVRNNNLTGQFPASLKNCLALKVLDLGRNTLSGNIPEWIGTKLPYLGILSLRFNKFSGSVPPSICQLQSLQILDLSGNHLSGRIPQCFSNFTALQLLYDGSSVSYDFDPTIARGLIAYHGNAFVQWKNKESEYKNTLWLLKTIDLSSNELVGDIPKDFSRMNALLSLNLSRNHLTGKIIEGIGTMKMLEVLDLSRNQLSGKIPIGLANLTFLSVLNLSNNNFSGRIPSSTQLQGFDSSTYGGNIQLCGRPLPQCPTFAPPNPHVGYDSNVRTSKENDDEFPSKEFYISMALGFIVAFWGVLGSIFLIDSWRNAYFKGLYGLNNWFHLSSALCFARLKAKLRA